The Mucilaginibacter sp. PAMB04168 genome contains the following window.
AAGTAATATTAAATAAAACTCAGCTATTTTATGCCAATTTAAAAAAGTTAAATACACCCGGATTTGGAGTTTTCTGCGTGATGTTTTGTGCTTTTTTCTCACTTTTCTTCACATATTTTACAACTTGTGAGCGATTGATTAAACATTGGATATAGCCGAACATTTCGCGCTACATTGTGTATGTAAAAGCCATCATAATGGCCATATATTTTCACAATCCGAATCATCATATGCTGAACACCTACGAATTTGAAAGAGACGGGTTTGCGGGTCCGTTTCCTATCAACAATAAGCAGGAAGCCGATCTATTGGTATCCAGGGAGAAACGCTGGTCTGATTTGTTGCTGCCTTATGTAAAAGGCAGGCATACTATGAACAAAACCATTGCCGATATTGCCTCTCAAACTGAGATTATAGGCCGTATCAAAACCTTACTGGGCAACGATATACTCTTATCTGGCAGCCAGGTCATTAAACAAAGTCCGGGGGTTATACATCCATGGCATGTAGATATCGAACACCAGGCATGGAACGGCGTAACGGTTTGGGTTGCGCTCCGCAACGTAAAACCCCGGGAGTGCATGAAGGTAATATCGGGCTCGCATTTATTCGGCTTTAGTCCGGATGATTTGAAAAGCAGTGGTGTAGATACAAGCAACGATGCGGAGCTTTTACAATTGGCAAAAAGTGAAAATCCTGCTGCCGAACTGGTTGAACTAAATATAGCCGACGGTGAATTCTTTGTGTTTTCGGGCAAGCTATGGCATGCCACGAGCAATAACACCACCCACAAACGCCATGCACTGTTGTTGCAATACTGCCGCCCCGATCAAAAGGCCAGGGTATTGAACAGTTTTGCACTACCCAAAATTGTATGGCAAAAAACCCAGGCAGAGTGCCTGTTAGTAAGCGGAACCGACCAGTATAAAGTGAATAAGCTGATCAGGTATAAAAGCATCGGCAACTTACCCCGAAAGGCAAAGGCCGTAGGGGTTTATCTATTCAGGAACTTATACCAGCGAAGGCATAAACTAACTGCGGGTATGTTAAGTTACATTATAGCTGCCTTTTCAGAACTTTTTGCTAGTTAAATCAATAGCAGGCGTTTAAGAGCATTATGTCTTAATATCACAGTATGGGTGTGTGCCCTTACTTGGCTTTGTGCTTGCCTGCTGTATTAAATAAGTGCTTGTTGAGTGCGCATATTTTTGATCAGTTCCCAGCTTCGGGCATCATATTCAAAAACAATTGCATCCCGGCCAGCAAGTTTACGGTGAGTGTATAAGCCTCTTGTTAGGATAGTGTTTTGAGGCGTTTGCCAATTACCGGCCGACATTAAAATAAAAGTGTTAACCCGTACACCTTTGTTAAATATGGCTACGCT
Protein-coding sequences here:
- a CDS encoding phytanoyl-CoA dioxygenase family protein gives rise to the protein MAIYFHNPNHHMLNTYEFERDGFAGPFPINNKQEADLLVSREKRWSDLLLPYVKGRHTMNKTIADIASQTEIIGRIKTLLGNDILLSGSQVIKQSPGVIHPWHVDIEHQAWNGVTVWVALRNVKPRECMKVISGSHLFGFSPDDLKSSGVDTSNDAELLQLAKSENPAAELVELNIADGEFFVFSGKLWHATSNNTTHKRHALLLQYCRPDQKARVLNSFALPKIVWQKTQAECLLVSGTDQYKVNKLIRYKSIGNLPRKAKAVGVYLFRNLYQRRHKLTAGMLSYIIAAFSELFAS